The segment AGGATCCAACTGATTGCAGGGAACATTAATTATGTCAATCTATTAATATGGAAAAAAGTGCCTCTTCCCTCATGGTAGGATAGCTTAATATCATTTCTAAATGCAGGAAGATCTCGTAACTACACCCTGAGAATTATGTCCTTGTGCTAAGCTACAAAAATTCTCCCTTCTCATCCTGCTGAAGCTCGGCTTAAGACCCTGCTTTTAAATAAGTCTGCCAATATTTTAGTACAATGAATCCATTCAACATGTCACTCTCATTTTTACTTTCATTATGTGCAAGATGGAGCAAAAGAGAGGGGAACCAATTCACAGCTTTGACAAGACCCTTTAACAAATTGCTCACTGATCCATTCATTGGCAAACTAGGTTATgtgtcagcagtggctcagtggtagcacttttGCCTCAGAGTTCAGAAGCTTCAGGTTTCAAGTCCCATCCCAGAACTTGAGAGCAAAAATCATACTTGacacttcagtgctgcactgttgaaggtgttgTCTTTTGAATGATACATTGAACTGAGATACCACCAACCCTCTTCTGTGGGTATATTAGGTCCCACAAcatttttgaagaagaacagggatgCTATCTCTAATGTTTTGGCCAATATtaacccctcaatcaacatcacaaaagcagattatctggtcatcatcacatggctgtttgtgggagttagcTATGCATTAATTGGCCCTCATGTTTCCTTTggtacaacagtggctacacttctaaagcacgtcattgaCTCAGAAATGCTTCGGGACACTGGGCATGAATGTCTTTCTTTTATTGCATTGCCAAATCCAACCAAACGCAGCTCACTGTAATAAAGTATTTCCTCCAACAAAGCAAAATGTGGGCCTAATTTTTGTGTAGAATATGTTGCCAATGTTTCATTGGCATGCTAACAGAAGAGATCAGACAGCCCTTTTCTGTAATTAAGTTAATTATGCAGATTTATTGCAATTATATAATCTCCACAGTGGTGCAGATACATTTACCAAAATTGAATATATTGCATTAACTTTTCACTTTAGAATATTTAGGCTGATTATGCAAAGCAAGTAATTTTAATTATAACAATACTATAAAACCAACACATCATTTTCATTTTTTCTCATGGCTTACAGGTTATCAGGTAACTGGATCATTTTATGCTTGTGCCCCTGCTGAATCTCAAGCACCTGGTATTTCAATAGAACCTAGTATGAGATCTGCTGAAGCACTGGCCCTTTCAGGTAAGCATATGCATATGGCATTTGCGCAATAACAGTACTTAActtttagacttgactattcagTGCTATCCTGGTTGGCCtttcatcttccaccctccataaacttaagcttCTCCAAAACTTCTGCTGCCTATATGTGAACTCACAGGAAATCCCATTCAGCCATCATCTCTATGCTCACCTACATTGACTCAATTGTAAAATTCACcgcctcattttcaaatccctccaacacCTCACCCCTCTCAATCTCTTGTCACCTTCTCCAGTCTTAGAAGGCTCTGAGATCTCTgtactcctccaactctggcccctTGCACATTCCCTCTTTCAGTTACTCCACCATAGGCAGTCATGTGTTTGGTTACTTAGgttctaaactctgaaattctctctctaaacctctccacttctgtATCCTTATCTCTTTCTTAAATCTGCCTCTTTGAACAACCTTTCAGCCTTCTGCACTAAtctttccttatgtggctcagtgtcaaattttgttcaagTGAAGCTCCTGTGACATGTCTTAGGAtgatttactacattaaaagaaCTATATAAATTCACATTGTTGTTGGTAAAAGCTTTTGTTATTCTGAAGAATGGATCCAAGTGATCTGTAACTAACAGAGTGTCTTAAACAGATAAATCCATCATCTTGCCTATAATCTATAGGAATGAGAAAGCTACAAAAAATTATCACCTCTTTTGTTATGAGTAGTTAAATGGTAGTAGTTTGCATATTTGTACTTACCCAGATTTTACAAAATGCATATTGAACCACTAACAAAAATGCACTTTAGTGAATTGAACAATGCAGTTTTCTCCTAAAAAGTATCATCATATTGCAACAATATAGAATGATGTGAGGCCACAGTAAATTGTATTTCAGTAATAGCAGCTAATAAGATAATCATATTAAATGTGGCAAGTTAAATCACCCTCAATTTTTGAGTGTAGTGTAAAATGTAAAAGGCATTTTTAGAAACAGTTGTGGGTTCCTGGTCTTGCATTTGTAATGTAAGAACTATTGTTGTGGCTTAACCCAAGTCTGATAATTCAAGTGATTAAACTTATTACTTAACATTTAACAACTATCCTTTTGTTGTTAAATTTggattgtgtgtgtataaaaAGTGAGAGATAATGTTTTCATCACCAGCAGGTATATTTATACTGCATACAATGTGTACAATTTTAAATGTCTATTACTATACCTAAGTTGCTTGTAAACCAATACAGTAACTGATTGAGCACCTTGAAAATGCAATTGTCATATTTTCTGGCCAGCTTCCTAGTTTTCTTTACTTgctacactgacactgtgattcCCTCTATTTGTTTCACCCATGATTAATTGCATTTCATTTTGCCCATTATCAATATTTAAATGTGGATCAGCACAGTCAAAAACCTGACAATAAAGCCACTGTCCTTATGTCCACTGTTAAATCTAGCCATGCGTCCAACCAGACAGTGGATGGCAGACTCTTCAGTTGGGTACAGAAAAAGGGATGAAAGCTTTCTAAATTGGACAAGTGTGACCTCTGATCCTGCCTGCTATTACTAAGACTTCCTTCCAGCCATCTCCAATCCCCAGAAagtccctcccttcccccaaccctggCCATGAGATTGGCCTGAAGAAACAAAAATAACATAGAAGATGAAGAAGAAGGGAAGAATGATTTCATTCATGAACAAAGACAAGAAGATAAAAATTGAAAACGAAAATTGAATCAAAATACAAGCACCCAGAAAATGAAAAGATCGAGATGTTAAACGAACCATGTGTTGAGAATAAACaacccatttaaaaaaataaaggagGGAGAATAAGacaaagggaagaaagaaaagctaaaagagaaaaaaaaaacatgaaaaggTGACAGGTGGAAGACAAAAGTGATGTCAGAACTTGCCAAATGTAACTTTGGATTTTGAGAAATGGACTCGGGAGTCTATATTTGGACTCCTTCAATCGTAACCTTGTTCTTATCCCTGCTCATGTCCATGATTGGCTATGCTGGTTTTAGAAGTCACCAGGATCTTCTGaatttcagaatgtgggctctgccTTTCGAACTCTGAAAAGCTACTTGCCATTGCCTGACTCTAATGAAGCTGAATATGTGAACTGATAGATTCAGTGAATTTGTGTGGACAAAATACTTGGACCTGACAAAGGAGTATGTCCAAGCGCCTTgcaattccattattttttattTGCTGAGAATTATGTCAATGACTTTGGGCTTGCTGATATACTGAACACATCCATTTGATTTGCTTTTACAGACTGTCGGCTACAAATTTTTTTGTATTATCGAGAAACCCTGGTGAGAGAAGTGACAACAACAAGCCCTGAAGGTTGTAGAATAGCCCACGGCCAAGTTGATAAGCTATTTTCAGCTAGCAACATAGATCAGGTGCTGTTTCCTTATCCAGACAGCAGTGCACAACGCAAGGGTATTGAAAAGCTGCTCAGTCACTTGGAGAAGGGAGTCTTGATGTGGATGACCCATGATGGTCTCTATGCCAAACGATTATGCCAGAGCAGAATCTACTGGGAAGGACCTTTAGCACCATACAGTGACAGGCCTAACAAGCTGGAGAGAGACCAAGTCACAAAACTTTTTGACACACAACAATTTTTAGCAGGTAACAGAGAGAACATGTCTTTTCAAtgtttttgttcttttttattaaattaatctATAAATATAACTATTTTGTGAAGTCAGTTACTCTCCTAGAAAAATTGCAAAACTTATGACACAAAATCTTTCCTTCGTAAGTTTGCTCAGTCATTAAGCAATATTAATTTTTCAACATTTGTTGCCATCCATGTGAATGAGCAGAGAAAGGAAAAGTTTTGTTAATGGGAGCCATGTTATAATTGGTTTTCTAATATTATACAACTATTTAATCTGAAAATGGTGGAAAATATTTAAATTGAAATTAGAACATATCAATAGAAGATTACTTATGGGATGGGTGGGTAACTTGTGATCATCCTTAACTGTACTAAGTTGGAGTAAAGTAATTACTTTTGGCTTATTGTTGAACAGATCAGGCATTTCCTTGTACATGTatttaaaacagattatttaaGGTTGATGAACTGTAATAATAAGGgctattccccccaccccaccagaattACAAAGCTATGCACACCATGGCCGATCACTCATACCAAGGTTCCAAGTTGTGTTCTGTTTCGGTGAAGAATTTCCCGATCCACAGAGATCAAGAAAACTTATCACAGCACATGTAAGTTCCCAATAACTATATAATGTGAAATAAACAATGTATAAGTGAGGAAAACAACATGCAACTAGTCATTTTATGGTGTGAACTAGTGAGGTGATGAGCGGAGTACTACGAACTAAGTGTGTGATCTATTCTCAATATGAGGTTATGTCGGATACTTTAAGCAATCTAACAATCCTGAAAAGTTGCAATCATCCCCGGTCATATGTGTTTTTCTTTCACTTTTGCTGAACCACTGGCCAGTTCCTCTTTATGCACTTATCTCAGTGACTTCTAACAGAAGTTGTAAATAATTACTTAGGAGTGAATGCAATCAGTGTCCACGTCTGATGATTGTTCATGGCTGTTACAGAAGGAACTGCTGTGGTGATAAAAAGAAATGTGGGACTATGACTGAATGTCAAAGCTTTAAGTGACAATGGGCATGAGTCTCTGCTGCTAGTGGGGACTCTTGGCCGCTGGCAATGCAAATCGGAAATGTGTGCATGGACTGCTCATTAATGGCCAGAAGATCATGGGTAATATGCAGCCAAATTTCAGATTTGAGCTGTTTGCTGATGAGGCTTCTTGTTGGCAGTGCAGACCTGTAAAACTACCTTTGTTGGAGATATTTGACATTTAAATGTTGATGCATCCACATGACATTAATTTGATGCTACCATTTATATTAATAGAAGTCTCAACTTAGTTATCTTACTAATGTGGACATAAAGTTCAAGGATAGATTAGTATAATTAGAATTGATCTTAACATCACTCTAAAGCTAAAGTAATGGACTGGTGGTGATTACAACAATCGGAAGAATGGGCATATGATTTGACTGCAGCAGTAATATATTTATTTGGATGAATGTGGTAAGAAGAGTGAATTTGGGCAATTAATATCTACGGCAATAACATTGTACAAACAtgcacacttttgtgtgtgtttgattttAGCCACTGAATAAAACAGTTCCATGAATCAATACATAATTTAATTAAAACAGAAACTATGTGATTATTAGCATAACATGCAATTTGTATATTTTTGTAGATTTACTTCCAGAAGGTGTTAGTTTTTGCAGTATCTTTTGTGATAAGATACATGAGAATCAAAAATCTACTCTTCACTCTTAGTAGCAAAATCATAAAATAGTTTGTAACGAACAATGAATAATGTCAGACAAAATATCAACTGGAGCATATTTTCTCCTAGCGAGATTTATTCAAGTGATAATATGTCTGAGTGATAATTGAAGTAATGGCACCAGTAATCAAAAATAGATTTGACTCTGCAATTCCGACAGGATGGTGTGACCACTTAATAATTTTTACATTTTATTTAAAACTGGATTAAGGTACTTAATATTTTTCTGGCCCTAAAAGGCTTCTCAGTCACTCAAAAAGAGATATGATTATATGTTGAATAAGCCTGTCTAGAACATATACATTTTAGACAAATGCTCTGGTATCTATTTTATTGCATAGAATAGACAGCAAGTCCAGAAGGCTGGATATCTAACCTGTATGGGTAAATTGTTTCTTATTGCACTTTTTTTTGACTGGTACATACCCTTCTAAAGACGTATGTCCTCCCCTGATCCCCACCCCATTTACCCCCGTTATTTCTTGCAGGTTACTTCTAGGTCACCATCAGTGTTTTTAGCTAGCTACAGCAATATAGATGGGAGGTTTAAGTGAAAACTGTCCATTCAGTTTATCTGCTCTGATCCTTGGGGATAATACTTGATCCAAGGGAATTTCTACCTGGAGCAGAGTGACTAAGATCAGAAACTCAGCTGAGGGCGTGTTTGGGGTCCAGTATTGGTTGTCCACTATGCTATCCCTGTCATGCCAGTTTATAAATTACTGTTATGTTTATGACCAGCTGGATATAAAACACAAGTCTTTAAAAATCAAGACTTCTTTGAACTTCACATTAGCAATAAAGGGAGCATGCAGCCATTGAGCAAGTCTCCTAGTATTTACCAATGTGACGCTTGCCTCAGATTACCTTCCACCATGAATAGCACATCATCCTATGCCTGACTTGCAGACATTGCATCTACCACATGATAAGAACCCCCACCATCGCCATCTCACTGCAACCCTATTTTGACCTCTTTATTTCTTCCCCAAGCAGCTCTAGAGTGAAGAGGAATACTTGAGGCTTCGCTCTCTCAGTCCTGCAAAACATTCCGATGACTGATGTTCTAAACTAATGTGGGATTTACATTTCAGCCATAACATTGTGATCAGATTTTAATGATGTCACATAGTTTGAATTCAGAAGCAGGCTAAAACAATATGTAAGCTTTCAAAACCACATTTTCAAGTAATATTAATGTACCTATCATTTGTTTTTAGATCGAACCAGTGTTTGCCAGGCAGCTTTATTACTTCACTCAACAGAACAGTGGACACTTGCTTAGAGGGTTTGAAATGCCTGATCATGCGAACAGTCCAGAGGATTATCACAGATCTATTCGACATTCAATCCAGGACTAAAATTCTGAAGACCAATCATTTTTATTGTGCAACTTAATTGACTGACCCAGAAATCCAGCACTTTGTTCTGGAATTCCATTCAAACAGCATGGATATGAGAAGTCATTGAATCTACTGCTGAAGACTATGCCACAGCACTGTGCTCACAATGTTACAGTGTGACAAACTGACTCCCAATAGATGATTCCACTGGCCACCTTGCTGTTTAGGAATGAAACCCAATGAATTTGTCTGCTTCTCGTTGGTGCACTCTTTTGATGTGTAATCCAATGCTTTCTTGTGGTTAAATATTTATTTGGGAGTCAGAGATTCTCAGGGAATTTGATTATAATTTTTTACATCACAGATGTAAAAGCGAATTCTGGGATATAATATCCTAAAAGAGTATAAATGTTTTTTTATAAATAATTCCATGTTGAATTTTCTAAGCTGTTAAAGTTATTTTTTTCTattaaaaataaagcttttaatAAGTCTAACTTTTAAGATAGTTGAATAGGTGTTATTTTCATGGTTAGAAATGTGCAAAGtttattattttcttcattttaatGATTATGCAAATCTTTTGAACACCATTATGGGCATGTTTCTTAAAATGCCAAAGGAAAACAGGATTCCTCAAAATTCCATAAGTAACAATCTGCAACAAAAGTTGATGACACAATATAACAACTGGTTAGACTGTGATTAAAATTAGCATCAGATCAGTACTGAGGCTTCCTGTTTTCATGTTAGTCAAATGATCTTTTTTTTTAAGTCTCATGTTTACCAGCTGTCATTAAGTCACTGGGGCAATTCCAGGCATGATGTACAGAATTTGTTTCTTCCTGGTACATACTGCTCATTCGTAAAGGACTTTATTATGCTGAACCATTGCACTACTTTTTTTATGGTGCCTGTATTTCAAATGGGCATAATTGTGTCAAAGGTGCACTTGCATTTGTTGAAGTGCTTTGACCACAGGCCACTTTTGCATTCTTTGTGAGCAGTTGAGGGCAAAGAATCAGGCTAAATTAACTGTATGatcatgaaaaaaaaaatgataatgGCCAAAAGAGTCATGTTTTTATGCAGAAACTTTTGAGTTCTTGCTCTTGATCCGATGCTTATCACAATTAATGTTTGATTGCAGTAGAAAGATTAACCTTATAGGTTGAGTGAGACTTAATAATTGCCCCATTTTTAACACAAGCTATTTTGTAATAAACATTATATTACTGCTTCAAATAGCACTGAAATCAAACTTGCCAAAGGGGGACTGTTAGAAATACTGTAGCAGGTAATCTAACAGTGTCTGCTGTCAGTTAGGCTTGCTCTTGCATGCTTAGGTATTAAATTATTTTGCTGATAACACTTGCAGCAAGAGATacagggcatctgggacctgagtgaacagggcaagcaacaagcatctccttaaccaatcggTTTGCAAGATTGTGAAATTAATTGTGCAAGGACTAAGATGGACGTGCAAATTAGAGTGAGTTAATTCAATATCAAATCAGGTATATGAAGAGAGCGAAAAAGATTGGGTTAAGAGACAGAAAGCTAAATCCAAAAAAAAACCAATTAAAACTTAAAGGAATGAGACTCTGCAATtttaatagttaattttcagtacCACAGAAGTTTGGCAGAAATTAACATTTAGCACATCATTAAAACTGCACACAGGCTGAATTAGACGACAATTATTTTTTGTGTTGAGTTTAGTTTGTATCAAACGTGCAAATACAGAAACATCACACATTTCAGTGCATTTTGATTGTGAGCCAAATAGCAAAATTATTCTCCTTAAAAATATACCATTTTTGTGAAGCACCTCGAGCAGCAATTTTTTGAGTTTAACTATGCATTTGTCCCTCgcttgaagttgttgaactatCACGCATAAGTAGCAAAGAGGAGCATTAGACTCACCATTATTTTCGCAGGAAAATCCATTGTGTAGCAGGTTTGGTTAAGTCGACAGTGAAAAGTGTTTAACAATTGTAAACAGAAGCATATTTGAGAAGATACAGCCATTCTGTACCAGGAAAGTGGAAAAGTATGGTGCGTATCTGATATGTTTTAGCGGTGCCCATTGGACAGTTGATGGATACTAAGTTGCAGTTAAAACATTTTAACCAAAGTAATCGAGATGGTTTTAAACTAGCCCGTGAATGTTAAAAAGGCCCTACATGTATATTAAACAGTGGTCCTATATGCATGTTGAACAATCAACCAAAAAGCTGTAGGATCTGGAACATAAAGACCCTAATAGAATGGGGAACATTGGGCTGCTTAAGGATAATAAGTGTATCAGGTAATAAATAACATCTTTTCTTCTGATACTTTGTAAAATGCTCACATTAAGATACCATAGCTTGAGCTACTGGTTTTGTATAAATGGAAATTTAGGAAAAGCAATCTGGTTGATTTTACTGTGATGGACTAGAGTGACCCTATACAGACTTTTAAAAATTTAGTGTCTATCAACTGAAGTCTGCTGCTGGGACTATTAAAACGTTCATTCTAAGGTAAGGTTACATTACAGAAAGTAGACACAACATGAATGTGATGGTTTAAGAGAGGGGTTTGCATCTGTCTGTGGCAGCTAAACCAGTCTTCACTGGTTTATGTTGGTCCAGGTCTGCTGAAAACTTTGTGAGAAATTGTCACTTCAGCAAGTGACACTAAATGTGATTTAATTACAAGTGCTAAAAATCATAAACGATCTTGAAATTAACATTCCTCGTTCTCTGGGTTTTTTTCTTATTCTACCAATTCACCTTCCTGAGAATAAATAATATAAACCAATCAAATACTACCCGCTGTTATACAggctaaaatgaaaataaatacaatGTTAAAGCTAGAATTTTAACCTCCTATTTAAAGATGCGGTGCCTTATATTTCTGCTTCCAAAGCAGAAACTGCTAGCATATAATTTACGTCCAATTGTAGGAGCAATCAAATTTGGTGGCATTCACTGAAGTCTAGGATAAATTTTAGAAAAGGTAGACTGCAAGTTCTCTGTGACCTGTTGGCTAATTGCTATCATTGTATGGTGTATACAACTGATAGCAGAAGTATAATGTATTTATTTCCCCATTCCACGCCCTCAGTCAGGGTCAGGTATTCAGAATGCAGGAAATTGAAGTAAAACTTGGAGCAAAGCCATCAGTTCATTGCTTCATACATTAGTACCATGGCGTAAAATATAAAATGAATGACTTCTCCACGAGGAAGCATGCAAAAAGGGAGCGATCATATCACTGATTCTACACGGAGCTGAGGCAAGAAGGAAGGAAATAAAAATTAGTTGTGAGTTCTAAGCATAGGTTTGTACATTGCAGTGAgctaaatgggctgaatggccttattcCTACATTTTTTTTTGGTGATGCAATTTTCAGTACCATTACAAGTTGAATCCACTTGCAAGCTAGGAGTGCTTGGTGCCAGTGCACCTTTAAAACATTAACTTGTCCAGGGATAGATATAAGTATTGATTTATATATCAAATTAGTAATCTAGGACACTCGGATTAATTAAACCATCAAAACACacaggacatagatttaaaatggGCTGTGGTTCATATAATATTTCAATTATTCATTCCATCCTGAAGATGCATCAGTTAAGGAATTCATATTTCCTAATATCTAAAGAACTGGTTATTATATTTGTGGCATTAAAACACGCAGGCTTAAAATCAGTCGTTGTCAATCAATGGCGCAACCTGGTATCGAATCAGCCACCCATTCTCTGCTGTGATGGTTAATTCATTGAATGCAGTGAAACTCAATATCAGGCATTGCATATAACAGCCAGTCCAATATTGCCTGTTTTGTTCCACTGTCCATGATTAGTGTTTGGAAATAAAATAGTGGATTAAAGTTCTGGTTTTATGTTTCAAACTGGCAGACATTAAGAATAATAAGAATTATGAATAAAAACCACAGCTATTAATAACTGTCACATTTATTATGTAAAAGGACTAGGCCCTTTACATTTGATGACTGGCTCTTTAGAAATTCGTATGGTGTAATTCTTCAGCAAGTGACACTTGGTGTAATTCTAGAGGTGGATGGTTTTAGTAGAAGTAAAATGTAAAGGCATATCAGTTTGTTGATGCAGATATAGTAGAAATTTATTTCATTTACTGTTGAACAGCATGATAATGATACctctctttgcctcagaaggtggtgaaggaggggtcattgaatatttttaaggcaaaggtggataCATTTTTGTTTGGCAAGGGAATTGAAGGTTATCAGAGATagctgggaatgtggaactcaaaatacaatcagatcagccatgatcttattgaatggtggggtaggcctgaggggccgaatggcctactcctggtcctattttgtatgtttttaTGTTTAACTGTTTGTGTACCTGCTTGTGCTGTGTAATTTTACAAGTGGAATTATTGGGAATTAACAAACCTGTTATTACAATCTATTGTTCTCTCCAAATCTTTCCTTTTTAGAATGGAAATTTATTGGCTCCCTAATCACACTGAATTGGTGCAATTTACGAT is part of the Carcharodon carcharias isolate sCarCar2 chromosome 3, sCarCar2.pri, whole genome shotgun sequence genome and harbors:
- the irf4a gene encoding interferon regulatory factor 4a encodes the protein MNMDSDCNMAPVTSGNGKLRQWLIDQIDSGKYPGLVWENEDKTIFRIPWKHAGKQDYNREEDAALFKAWALFKGKFREGIDKPDPPTWKTRLRCALNKSNDFEELVERSQLDISDPYKVYKIIPEGAKKGGSKQVNMEDQQMLINHHSYPTYPSMPPQLPSYIVQHERSWREFEQPHPELSYQCPTVPFPPRNHHWQGPGCENGYQVTGSFYACAPAESQAPGISIEPSMRSAEALALSDCRLQIFLYYRETLVREVTTTSPEGCRIAHGQVDKLFSASNIDQVLFPYPDSSAQRKGIEKLLSHLEKGVLMWMTHDGLYAKRLCQSRIYWEGPLAPYSDRPNKLERDQVTKLFDTQQFLAELQSYAHHGRSLIPRFQVVFCFGEEFPDPQRSRKLITAHIEPVFARQLYYFTQQNSGHLLRGFEMPDHANSPEDYHRSIRHSIQD